Genomic segment of Pseudorca crassidens isolate mPseCra1 chromosome 10, mPseCra1.hap1, whole genome shotgun sequence:
acTGTTAATTGGGAAAAGATTCCTCAGCTTCCTCCCATAGCAGGGTTCTGCTTGGATTGGGAAAATCTGTGAAGCAAATTCAGTAGACTTCAACTTATTACTTTTTGAATCGGGGAGACATCTGTTTATAGAAGACGTATAAGCACATTATAGGCAGTTAGCAGGGGGgttaagtgctttaaaaataatttttacttaaaggaaagaaaattaacccAAACGTATTTGGATTAAAGGAGTCCAGCTGACTTGAATACTTTTTTGACAGAAAGGagatgaaatgaaaattaattgtGCCTATTCTGCTTTTCTGAGATGACAAGGGCATCAGATTTAAAATCCCTGAGGGCAAACAAACTAACCTGACAGGTCCTAAAGAAAGTACTCCAAGCTCCTACCTGCCAGGGGGAACTAAGCAGTCTGAGAAACCTCTTCAAAGACTGTCAAACATGGTGTACCTTAGGCCTCTTAAACTTAGGATGAATCTTATCACaagctgtgtgtgtctgtgtgtatgtgtgtgtgtgtgtgtgtgtgtcattacTAAGGAATTTAAATTTACTGATCCATTAAATGGTGGGAAAAGCtagaaataaaacttttgttttaagAATGCAGAAAAAAGTCCATAAAAACCACTGGTTTGGGTTCTATAAGATTTCTTGTGTTGTATGCCTTCTGCtgctttttattaaataaagcCCTAAAGCCTGGTTAGGATGAAAGTGAACTAAACAATAACGATAATACTAATAATCGCTCActttgagcatttattatatgccaagcactgatCTAAATATCTTTCATCTAACTTAATCCTAGGAAAAACCCTATAAGATTGATACTATTTATTATCCCTATTTAACAAATAAGGacccagaggcacagagaggtgaaatacttgcccagtgtcacagtTAGTAAGAGGTGAAGTGGTTGTGAACCCAAGTAAGCTTAAGTCCTGAGTTGGCTCCATAGGGAAGGCAACAGAATGCCGCTACCGTTTTTGGTCAACTTTAAAGAGGCTTTTCTTGTCTCTATTCAAAGCTCTATCACATGGGGCATATGTTGACTCACAACAACCAAACTTATTGAGTCAGGTCTGAAATTTGTCTGCCAAGAAGTTTAACCTCACACTGGAGCCAGGCAGGGTTGTTGGATGAAAAGATCATTCATTTCATGGAGTCTGTATTACCTTTTCTACCAACCAAGCAGTTTTGAGCACAGATGAGCTCAGGTGCTGAATTCCTCTCTCAAGTGAGGATCACACTGAGAACTGCTACTGGTAAATCTCAAGCCCACAGGCCTGGCCAGACTCACGGACATCAAGGTGATCTTAGTAGTTCTCATAACTGACTGAGTCAGAAAACCTAGGCTGCCCTCACTCATCTTTTGACTCCCTAGAATTAAGTCCTAAAGGCATCCCCAAACTTTTAGGAGGGAGATGATCATATTCTTACCTACTTAGTAAGCATATGCAGTAACTAGCTTCGTGACCTACATAAGCCACATGGCTTCTAGGCCTAGGTTGACTCAACTGTAAAATAGGGACATATCTTACCTATCTTGTCTGCCAAGAGGCAAGAGGTGGATCAGATGCTATTTGAGGGCCTGTCAAGCTCTAAACTGAAAATAACAGGCAAAGGAGGAAGAGTAAGGGAGGGGGCCCTCCCTGTTCAATAGTTTACTCCTCAAAAGCCAGAGTCCCATTTGTTTTGTTAATTCCTGCAGTAACCAGATAACACCTTCAGTTCATCAGTTCATCTCTAGAGGGGGTGCTTTGCTCCTAACACACCTCCAAACCAGGCCCCACTACTAGAGTTAATAAAGATGgtgtttaataaaaaataaacaaaataaaaatgagttgtTTCAATAGCatcagaagaaattttttttccaacagtatcaggagagattttttttcaatccaGTCTCGACTACAAATCTTATTAGTAAGAAACTTCGAATAAGAATAAGATACACAGTCATTTTATGGCAAACTATATATTTCTATCTACCTTTGGAGCAGAAGATTTATCTGCAGTGTTTCAAACATTAAGATAACTAAAAATTTCATATTAATAGCATTTTTACTGAACTAAATTAAATACTTGGGGTAAAGCCCTTTGAAATAGCATTTCACCTTCAAAATTCAGTCTTCTGTTTCCTCCCCTTCTTTTCCTAGCTCCTCTCTTTTGTTCCTAACACTTAAaggtaataaaaacatttaaaaaaaagaaagaaagaaaaagatgtgcACACCAGAAGACAGTAACAAAAAAcgattttgttttacattttattttcacactttttactttctttttcagtttcaaaaCAAGCCTCTCTCCCCATatattcccacccccacccttctGCAGAGAGCAGACTTCAAACTTCACTTCTGCTTTCAGGTCTTAAAGAGAAGGGGAGGGCGGGGAGGCAGAAAAGTGACCGAgagttatctcaaaataaaaattaacaatagattttcttatttcaaaattcCCACGTTCTGCCAATTTGAAAATAACATTTCCTCCCCTCTTCTAAGGTCCCCAGACCGTCAGAGTATTTAAGCCACAGTATAAAGGAGGTATCGTGTTGCTTACAGTTCTTCAGTCTGCACTGGGTGCCGTGCGCCTCCCTGAAGCCTCTTAAAAGGTTCTTGCTGTCGGTTAATTTCTGGCTGGAGTTTCCGGaagagcattttcttttcttaaggaTGAGCGCTCCTTCACTAACTCCTGAACGTTCCTCGGGCTCCTCTTCCCCACTGAATCTCCTCGGGGAGTCAGGTCCTGAGGGACCGTGAAACTCTCCCTCCGCGGCGTGGACAcaggggtctctctctctctgtgccgaGGGCTCGGGATTCTCCAAGGGTCCCGGCGCCCCGCAACCGGTCTCACTCCGTGTTGGCGGTGAAAGTGACCGCGGTCATGGAGCGCTCCTCGGTCAGCGTGGTCATGCAGCCCTTCGCCCACGCGACCTGCAGGACTTCTTGTGTCACCTCATAATCCACGACCCGGACGAGGAGGGGTTTGGGTGGGTCCCCCGGAGCTCGGGAGGGAGCGTCTACACGGCTGCCAGAAATTCGCTTTTCCCTTGGAAAGAGAGGCGAAGGGCAGTCGGGTTCCCGGTCCTGTCCTCCCGCTTTGAAAAGGTCCTCCTCATCGGCCACTTCTTCCCGTACGGAGTCCCCCTGAGTCCCCAGCCACCTCTCCGGGTGCAGAAGAAAGAGCACTTTCTCTCGGACCCAGGAGTCACAGTCCACATTCTCTCCGGGGCTGTGCTCGTGGGCGCCGCACCGGCTGCTGCTAGCCCCCGCTACCGAGGGGTTCGGCGCGCCCAGGGCCAGGGGAGCCCCGCGCCCCGCCTCGCGCACAAACGGCCGGGCGCACCGCCCGCTGTGGGGCGAGGCCGCGAGATTCGGAGCCCCGCGCGGACCCGGGGCCCCCATCCCGAGAGGAGGGCCATTCATCCGGTGGATCTTCCGCCGGTTCTCGCAGAGAACGCCAGCGGAGCTCTGGAAAGCGCAGGACTGCCGGTCGGCCGTGGGCGTGGCCTCCGAGCACCCCGCCTCCCGGGCCTGGGActgtccccgccccctcccgtccgcgcctccctccctttctcgcGGCTTTCGGGCTTTTCAAAGGCGAAAAGCCTCACTTCCCCCGCAACCCCACGATCGCTCCTCCTCTTCTTACCTGCGATCCTAGACCTGCGGCCGTGATCTCATTTCTGAgtctttcccctctctcttctcaGTTCTATCCTAGTTTCCAGCCCACCACCGTTTGTCTCTAAACAACAGGAGACACCCTTGCACCGCACACACACCCGCACTGCCCCACGAAATGCCCAACACAGTGTATGTCTTCTTTCCAAGGACTCTCCTTGGAGTGAAGGAacatggaagttaaaaaaaaaaaaaaagtctgatttaATCAAGTTCTTCTGATAAAAGTTTCCGTGTCCACTCCGAATCCACCCTCACCATCCTACCAAGATTATCGAATGTAGATCAAAAGCATCTTATTGGGAAAGTTGAGCCCTTTGAGAAAACGCCTTTGTATTGTTTGTTGTTCTTCGTAGGAAGGCGGGAATGTCACACCGGTCTTCATTTTGGTTTTGGCCATGCTCGTCCAAAGGGGCATAAGTGCCTTTGAtcaaacgaaaataaacaaaaccaaaccgcTATAAGAACTTAAGGATTTAGAATTTTGTGTtcgtttttaaaatttcccctttCACTACTCCCCTacctccctcaccccacccctatacacacacacacacacacacacacacacacacacacacctgtttaACCCCAgaagttaaaaatacataaata
This window contains:
- the C10H6orf141 gene encoding uncharacterized protein C6orf141 homolog yields the protein MNGPPLGMGAPGPRGAPNLAASPHSGRCARPFVREAGRGAPLALGAPNPSVAGASSSRCGAHEHSPGENVDCDSWVREKVLFLLHPERWLGTQGDSVREEVADEEDLFKAGGQDREPDCPSPLFPREKRISGSRVDAPSRAPGDPPKPLLVRVVDYEVTQEVLQVAWAKGCMTTLTEERSMTAVTFTANTE